In Halorhabdus tiamatea SARL4B, a genomic segment contains:
- a CDS encoding FAD-binding oxidoreductase — protein MDAQVRDHASQHDAIADLPLITESARVRRVTKMDQDRRPEVTRAINRWVAEVTPAYTPIEGPADWDGLRERLLADGHPDVARRVATLAQRYDRPKPMLARVELNTESAVDFVAGQYIGLRYDGTSRAYSLASSPTRDTLEICVRRVPGGRLSPRICDDLAVGDEVTVRGPYGELVLQDSSPRDVVFLATGTGVAPLKSMIDYLFETGRDEYQGEKRDVWLFLGAAWADDLPYRTAFRRLARERDNFHFVPCLSREPYLSDWDGETAYVQHALLKHIDETAVSTPMGTLIDDRLEDEPASDESPSIDPGNVDVYACGINAMVYSLVAAVERLGVPANRIESEGFG, from the coding sequence ATGGATGCACAGGTCAGGGACCACGCATCCCAGCACGACGCCATCGCCGACCTGCCGTTGATCACGGAATCCGCTCGCGTGCGACGGGTCACCAAGATGGATCAGGACCGGCGGCCGGAAGTCACCCGGGCGATCAATCGCTGGGTCGCCGAGGTTACCCCGGCGTACACCCCGATCGAGGGGCCGGCCGACTGGGACGGCTTGCGGGAACGGCTTCTCGCCGACGGGCACCCGGACGTGGCCCGACGCGTCGCGACGCTGGCTCAACGATACGACCGGCCCAAGCCAATGCTCGCCCGCGTCGAGTTGAACACCGAGTCCGCGGTCGATTTCGTCGCCGGCCAGTACATCGGGTTGCGTTACGATGGGACGTCACGGGCGTATTCGCTCGCGAGTTCACCGACTCGTGACACCCTCGAAATCTGCGTGCGGCGGGTGCCGGGCGGGCGACTGTCGCCCCGGATCTGTGACGACCTCGCCGTCGGCGACGAGGTGACTGTCCGCGGACCCTACGGGGAACTCGTCCTGCAAGATTCCTCGCCACGGGACGTCGTCTTTCTCGCGACGGGGACCGGCGTCGCGCCACTGAAGAGCATGATCGACTACCTGTTCGAGACCGGTCGCGACGAGTACCAGGGCGAGAAACGCGACGTCTGGTTGTTCCTCGGCGCGGCGTGGGCTGATGACCTGCCGTACCGGACGGCGTTCCGACGGCTGGCCCGCGAGCGCGACAATTTCCACTTCGTGCCCTGTCTCAGCCGGGAGCCGTACCTGAGCGACTGGGACGGCGAGACGGCGTACGTCCAGCACGCCTTGCTGAAGCATATCGACGAAACAGCGGTATCGACGCCGATGGGGACACTGATCGACGACCGGCTCGAAGACGAGCCAGCATCGGACGAGTCCCCGTCGATCGACCCCGGCAACGTGGACGTCTACGCCTGTGGGATCAACGCGATGGTGTACAGTCTGGTCGCAGCAGTCGAACGACTCGGCGTCCCGGCGAACCGGATCGAATCCGAAGGGTTCGGGTGA
- a CDS encoding ribbon-helix-helix domain-containing protein yields MTEYTTVSIPKELAERVETTIEGTSFSSTSDLVRFLLRSIVIQHQRSGELTEAEFEEITTQLQDLGYLE; encoded by the coding sequence ATGACCGAGTACACCACCGTCTCGATCCCGAAGGAACTCGCCGAGCGCGTCGAGACCACGATCGAGGGGACGAGTTTCTCCTCGACGAGCGACCTCGTCCGGTTTCTGCTCCGGAGCATCGTGATCCAGCACCAGCGGTCGGGCGAACTCACCGAGGCCGAATTCGAGGAGATCACCACCCAGCTACAGGACCTGGGGTACCTCGAGTAG
- a CDS encoding DUF5779 family protein: MSEFDLDLGAVESELPDEDGESPAGRVVLDILDGTTPDGEWVELVESGAVLVLHVDGDVNEQAAGFARDVRDAGGSLMHFRGFLVVTPPYVEIDTDRLE, from the coding sequence ATGAGTGAGTTCGATCTAGATCTGGGTGCGGTCGAATCGGAGTTGCCGGACGAGGACGGTGAGTCTCCCGCGGGGCGCGTCGTGCTCGACATCCTCGACGGGACGACGCCCGACGGGGAGTGGGTCGAACTCGTCGAGAGCGGTGCAGTCTTGGTATTGCACGTCGACGGCGACGTCAACGAACAGGCCGCTGGCTTCGCCCGGGACGTTCGCGATGCAGGCGGGAGCCTGATGCACTTCCGTGGCTTCCTCGTTGTGACGCCACCCTATGTCGAGATCGACACAGATCGACTCGAGTGA
- a CDS encoding aldo/keto reductase, with product MENLPAIGLGTPTDADACRRAVRTALDAGYRFLDTAQMYDNERAVGAGLAESDVPREDVVVATKLAPGNLTPDAVRTTTEESLDRLGLDRVDLLYVHWPRDTYDPEQTLPALETLRDDGLIDAIGVSNFSPALLDEARTILDDPIRAHQVECHPLCPQAALRADAANHDTQLVAYSPLGRGALLDHTELTAIAAEIDETVATTVLAWLHEKDIVPTPRSATPAHIESNRRALDVELPPPVVDRLDAVEDRYRTVDPDFAVWNDG from the coding sequence ATGGAAAATCTCCCGGCAATCGGACTCGGGACACCGACTGACGCCGACGCGTGTCGTCGGGCGGTCAGGACGGCACTCGACGCCGGCTATCGGTTCCTCGACACCGCACAGATGTACGATAACGAGCGCGCTGTCGGTGCCGGGTTAGCGGAGAGCGACGTCCCACGCGAGGACGTCGTCGTCGCGACGAAACTCGCTCCTGGGAACCTCACCCCGGACGCCGTCCGAACCACGACCGAGGAGAGTCTGGATCGCCTGGGTCTCGATCGGGTGGACCTGTTGTACGTCCACTGGCCTCGGGACACCTACGATCCCGAACAAACCCTGCCGGCGCTGGAGACCCTCCGGGACGACGGGTTGATCGACGCCATTGGCGTGTCGAACTTCTCGCCGGCGTTGCTCGACGAGGCACGCACGATCCTCGACGACCCGATCCGGGCCCACCAGGTCGAGTGTCATCCGCTCTGCCCCCAAGCAGCGCTCCGAGCAGATGCGGCCAATCACGACACGCAACTCGTCGCGTACTCTCCGCTCGGTCGTGGGGCGTTGCTCGATCACACAGAATTGACCGCAATTGCGGCTGAAATCGACGAGACCGTCGCCACGACCGTTCTCGCCTGGTTACACGAAAAGGACATTGTCCCGACCCCCCGGAGCGCAACACCGGCACACATCGAGAGCAACCGCAGAGCACTCGACGTCGAGTTGCCGCCACCCGTCGTCGACCGACTCGACGCTGTCGAGGACCGGTATCGGACTGTCGACCCCGACTTTGCTGTCTGGAACGACGGCTGA
- a CDS encoding class I SAM-dependent methyltransferase has translation MDPDTVRHEWADRSGEYSPEYYAHYGPNDTSEAIRATVDRYLSDEAAVLEIGCSSGRHLAHLLEGGYTNLTGVEVNDDAFDVMAESYPELASQGTFYHDTIEAVVEDFADGQFDAVFAVETLQHIHPDSTWVFDELVRITDDLLVTVENEGDSDGTAEPDVTYVSEDIPLYHRDWHRVFTDRGLVEVDAVVGERDTRRTFRTEG, from the coding sequence GTGGACCCTGACACAGTTCGCCACGAGTGGGCCGATCGCTCCGGCGAGTACTCCCCCGAATATTACGCACACTACGGGCCGAACGACACGAGCGAGGCGATCCGGGCGACCGTCGACCGGTATCTGTCCGACGAGGCGGCCGTCCTCGAAATCGGCTGCTCTTCGGGTCGTCACCTCGCACACCTCCTCGAAGGAGGCTACACTAACCTGACTGGGGTCGAGGTCAACGACGACGCCTTCGACGTGATGGCGGAGTCCTACCCTGAACTCGCGAGTCAGGGCACGTTCTATCACGACACCATCGAAGCGGTGGTCGAGGACTTCGCGGACGGACAGTTCGACGCTGTCTTCGCCGTCGAGACGCTCCAGCACATCCACCCGGACTCGACGTGGGTGTTTGACGAACTGGTCCGGATCACCGACGACCTCCTCGTCACTGTCGAAAACGAAGGTGACAGCGACGGGACCGCCGAACCGGACGTGACGTACGTCTCCGAGGACATCCCGCTCTATCACCGCGACTGGCATCGCGTCTTCACCGATCGCGGGCTGGTCGAGGTCGACGCCGTCGTCGGCGAGCGGGATACCCGGCGGACGTTCAGAACTGAAGGGTGA
- a CDS encoding mechanosensitive ion channel family protein has protein sequence MLSSVAFESIETVPLFVDRFVASWESAINALIAELPGIVGAVIILAVGVFLGGVLGSVAEKLGRQVGLADVFVDSPIESFLGEDGSLASALGVVVKYYVVVFAAFIAVRYVGFAILEEWLRALIEYLPRALAGLGVILVGIVVAEYAADQTAASEAVQTSDYGAWVTAGVRAILYFFVAVIGLDMLGINLEIVYLIVDGVTSAVGLGITAAIALAVGVAVGYAAKEYAEDGRATAEE, from the coding sequence ATGCTATCCAGTGTTGCGTTCGAGAGTATCGAGACGGTACCGCTTTTCGTCGATCGCTTCGTTGCCTCCTGGGAGTCGGCGATCAACGCACTCATCGCCGAGCTTCCGGGGATCGTCGGCGCGGTGATCATTCTGGCTGTCGGCGTGTTCCTGGGCGGAGTGCTCGGCAGCGTGGCCGAAAAACTCGGTCGCCAGGTCGGGTTGGCCGACGTCTTCGTCGACTCGCCGATCGAATCGTTCCTCGGAGAGGACGGGTCGCTGGCGAGTGCACTCGGCGTCGTCGTCAAATACTACGTCGTCGTCTTCGCCGCGTTCATCGCGGTCCGGTACGTCGGCTTTGCGATCCTCGAGGAGTGGCTGCGCGCGCTGATCGAGTATCTCCCGCGGGCACTCGCCGGCTTGGGCGTCATACTGGTCGGCATCGTCGTCGCGGAGTACGCAGCCGACCAGACCGCTGCGTCCGAGGCAGTCCAGACCAGTGACTACGGCGCGTGGGTCACGGCCGGCGTCAGGGCGATCCTGTACTTCTTCGTCGCCGTCATCGGACTCGACATGCTCGGCATCAATCTCGAGATCGTCTACCTCATCGTCGACGGCGTGACCTCGGCGGTCGGCCTCGGCATCACGGCCGCCATTGCACTCGCTGTCGGCGTCGCCGTCGGCTACGCTGCCAAGGAGTACGCCGAGGACGGTCGCGCCACTGCCGAGGAGTAA
- a CDS encoding alpha/beta hydrolase: protein MPRSDSEPTEEEPTNGSNPVETHQGVTYAERDAGAMKLDLFVPEIDDPPLVVYVHGGGWAYATRANTPDLERYAAEWGVAFASVSYRLAPIPEDSPFDPAPDNPTPRGVFPAQILDVKAAIRWLRANAETYGFDADEVAIWGASAGGHLAALAGALEDVTDLAGDVYPAEAVEKRVAPEQSGRVQAVVDWYGVSDLRELDGDGLESLLIGGIVSENLEKARLASPISYVSETTPPFLVMHGQADDVVPVDQTELLADALADAHVDATVYELHDMGHVFGADSERSAMERLTGTPRPSQSITSTAHVAESTGKRAGGLDGVPPAGPDAIGQFLHRVIGNERT, encoded by the coding sequence ATGCCGCGATCCGACAGTGAGCCGACCGAGGAGGAGCCGACAAACGGAAGTAACCCTGTCGAAACACACCAGGGCGTCACCTACGCGGAACGCGACGCGGGGGCGATGAAACTCGATCTGTTCGTTCCCGAAATCGACGACCCGCCGCTGGTCGTCTACGTCCACGGCGGCGGGTGGGCCTACGCGACGCGCGCGAACACCCCCGATCTGGAGCGGTATGCCGCCGAGTGGGGCGTCGCATTCGCGAGTGTGAGCTACCGGCTGGCCCCGATTCCCGAGGACTCGCCGTTCGATCCCGCCCCCGACAACCCGACGCCGCGAGGCGTCTTCCCGGCCCAGATTCTCGACGTGAAGGCCGCCATCAGGTGGTTGCGCGCCAATGCCGAGACGTACGGGTTCGATGCCGACGAGGTGGCGATCTGGGGAGCCTCCGCCGGCGGTCACCTGGCGGCCCTCGCGGGAGCGCTAGAAGACGTCACCGACCTCGCAGGTGACGTCTATCCGGCCGAGGCGGTCGAAAAGCGCGTCGCACCCGAGCAGTCCGGGCGCGTCCAGGCCGTCGTCGACTGGTACGGTGTCAGTGATCTCCGCGAACTCGACGGTGACGGCCTCGAATCGCTCCTGATCGGTGGCATCGTCTCGGAGAACCTCGAGAAAGCGCGGCTGGCGAGCCCGATTTCGTACGTCTCGGAGACGACACCACCGTTCCTCGTGATGCACGGACAGGCCGACGATGTCGTCCCGGTCGACCAGACCGAACTGCTCGCCGACGCTCTCGCCGACGCCCACGTCGACGCGACCGTCTACGAACTCCACGACATGGGCCACGTCTTCGGCGCGGACAGCGAGCGCTCGGCGATGGAACGGCTGACGGGAACGCCCCGGCCTTCGCAGTCGATCACATCGACGGCTCACGTCGCTGAGAGCACGGGAAAGCGAGCGGGCGGACTCGACGGCGTTCCACCGGCCGGGCCCGATGCGATTGGACAGTTTTTGCACCGGGTGATCGGAAACGAGCGAACCTGA
- the serB gene encoding phosphoserine phosphatase SerB — MIVAFDFDGTLSSDEMTTFLAEQCGVTERMDEITQRAMRGEIEYAESLRERCALLEGLEDERAREAFEQVHLRPGAADVIEALRAAGVTVAIFTGGFERGVAAALEHEGVTVDTIVSNRLPVEDGKLTGEVEGPLIEGTKDDALADFAAERGVSMDRTVAVGDGANDLPMLEVAGLAVGFDPKPAVEPACDVVVESMAELRDILESEGVL, encoded by the coding sequence ATGATCGTTGCCTTCGACTTCGACGGGACGCTGTCGTCAGACGAAATGACGACCTTCCTCGCCGAGCAGTGTGGCGTCACCGAGCGCATGGACGAGATCACCCAACGGGCCATGCGCGGCGAGATCGAGTACGCCGAGAGCCTCCGGGAGCGGTGTGCGCTGCTCGAAGGGCTCGAGGACGAGCGGGCACGAGAGGCCTTCGAGCAGGTCCATCTCCGCCCCGGGGCGGCCGACGTGATCGAGGCCCTCCGGGCGGCTGGCGTCACGGTTGCGATCTTCACCGGCGGATTCGAGCGGGGCGTCGCTGCCGCCCTGGAGCACGAGGGCGTTACCGTCGACACGATCGTCTCGAATCGCCTGCCGGTCGAGGACGGGAAACTCACCGGCGAGGTCGAGGGGCCGCTGATCGAAGGGACGAAAGACGACGCCCTCGCGGACTTCGCGGCCGAGCGCGGCGTGTCGATGGACCGAACGGTCGCCGTCGGCGACGGCGCGAACGACCTGCCGATGCTCGAAGTCGCCGGCCTCGCCGTGGGATTCGATCCGAAACCTGCCGTCGAGCCTGCCTGTGACGTCGTCGTCGAGTCGATGGCCGAACTCCGGGATATCCTGGAAAGCGAGGGTGTGCTGTAG
- a CDS encoding type 1 glutamine amidotransferase, with translation MDEPSLALLDASIGSTPAADNFRRVLDVPVSTYKVSEGELPPEPADDGRGHDGVVISGSQVAVYEDRRWIEAVEAWIDQAVEADVPVLGVCWGHQLLASALGGRVEATGAYELGYSTVERVRVSALFEGVGESFVAFESHSDAVSELPAGATRLAENGRGVQAFAVGDAYGVQFHPEYDVETARWVVQNKEGEIDADRLESVLASITPENHARTADARQVFGNFEAIVTESE, from the coding sequence ATGGACGAGCCGTCACTCGCGCTGCTGGATGCTTCGATCGGGTCGACGCCGGCCGCGGACAACTTCCGGCGAGTCCTCGACGTCCCGGTCTCGACGTACAAGGTCAGCGAGGGCGAGTTACCCCCGGAGCCCGCTGACGACGGGAGGGGCCACGACGGCGTCGTGATCTCGGGTTCGCAGGTCGCCGTCTACGAGGACCGGCGCTGGATCGAGGCGGTCGAGGCGTGGATCGACCAGGCCGTCGAGGCGGACGTTCCCGTCCTCGGCGTCTGCTGGGGCCACCAGTTGCTCGCGAGCGCACTCGGCGGGCGCGTCGAGGCGACTGGGGCGTACGAACTCGGGTATTCGACCGTCGAACGCGTACGGGTGAGCGCGCTTTTCGAGGGCGTCGGGGAATCCTTCGTCGCCTTCGAGAGTCACTCCGACGCTGTTAGCGAACTGCCGGCGGGAGCGACCCGGCTGGCCGAAAACGGCCGTGGCGTCCAGGCGTTTGCCGTCGGCGACGCCTACGGTGTCCAGTTCCACCCGGAGTACGACGTCGAGACCGCACGCTGGGTGGTACAGAACAAGGAGGGCGAGATCGACGCCGACCGACTCGAGTCGGTGCTGGCTTCGATCACACCGGAGAATCACGCACGAACGGCCGACGCACGACAGGTCTTCGGGAACTTCGAGGCGATCGTCACCGAATCCGAATAG
- a CDS encoding LabA-like NYN domain-containing protein, with protein sequence MTDVHPDQRVAVLADSQNLYHTAQSLYQQNIDYEELLDAAVRDRRLTRAIAYVIRADADDEERFFDALEDIGFETKEKDIKTFADGSKKADWDVGMSLDAVTLAPHVDTIALCTGDGDFARLVTHVRHEGVRVEVLSFGESTSEELLDVAEDYTDLSEDTERFLL encoded by the coding sequence ATGACCGACGTCCATCCGGACCAGCGCGTCGCGGTCCTGGCCGACTCACAGAACCTCTATCACACTGCTCAGAGCCTCTATCAACAGAATATCGACTACGAGGAACTCCTCGACGCAGCCGTTCGGGACCGAAGGCTCACGCGAGCGATCGCCTACGTCATCCGGGCGGACGCCGACGACGAGGAGCGGTTTTTCGACGCCTTGGAGGACATCGGCTTCGAGACGAAGGAAAAAGACATCAAGACGTTCGCCGACGGCTCGAAGAAGGCCGACTGGGACGTGGGGATGAGCCTCGACGCCGTGACGCTGGCTCCCCACGTCGACACGATCGCGCTGTGTACCGGCGACGGCGACTTCGCCCGACTGGTCACCCACGTCAGACACGAGGGCGTCCGCGTCGAGGTGCTGAGCTTCGGGGAGTCGACGTCGGAGGAGCTCCTCGACGTTGCCGAGGACTACACCGATCTGAGTGAGGATACCGAACGCTTCTTGCTTTAA
- a CDS encoding PUA domain-containing protein, whose translation MDEWTRLRQIADYQFGAGAGEALFGEPAALTVTRSKSGRPRQVQAADGRLVSLGLDGRFTLGLAGGRRLREILDAPSGRVVVGEESDPFVREGRNAFAKFVLDVGESIRSADEVLVVREDDTLLGVGRAELPAAAMADLASGVAVSVRDGAGK comes from the coding sequence ATGGACGAGTGGACCCGCTTGCGACAGATCGCGGACTATCAGTTCGGTGCCGGCGCGGGCGAAGCGCTGTTCGGTGAGCCCGCGGCGTTGACGGTCACCAGATCGAAGTCGGGCCGGCCGCGGCAGGTCCAGGCGGCCGATGGGCGTCTGGTCTCGCTGGGACTCGACGGCCGGTTCACACTGGGGCTCGCCGGCGGCCGACGACTCCGAGAAATCCTTGACGCGCCCAGTGGTCGGGTCGTCGTCGGCGAGGAGAGCGACCCGTTCGTTCGCGAGGGTCGAAACGCCTTCGCGAAGTTCGTACTCGATGTCGGTGAATCGATCCGATCCGCCGACGAAGTCCTCGTGGTCCGCGAGGACGACACCCTCCTCGGCGTCGGTCGGGCCGAACTCCCGGCGGCGGCGATGGCCGACCTCGCGAGTGGCGTCGCCGTTTCGGTTCGGGACGGGGCCGGCAAATAG
- a CDS encoding nascent polypeptide-associated complex protein, giving the protein MFGGGGGGLNPRKMKQMMEQMGIDLEDIDAEEVVIRTPDEELVFSDAEVQRMDAQGQQTYQVVGEPESRERGAGGDAASASEDDGGDAIPQEDVDIVVQRADVGEDAAREALEEAEGDLAAAIASLE; this is encoded by the coding sequence ATGTTTGGCGGAGGCGGCGGGGGTCTCAACCCGCGCAAGATGAAGCAGATGATGGAACAGATGGGGATCGACCTCGAGGACATCGACGCCGAAGAGGTCGTCATCAGGACGCCCGACGAGGAACTCGTCTTTTCGGACGCCGAGGTCCAGCGCATGGACGCTCAGGGTCAACAGACCTACCAGGTCGTCGGCGAACCCGAGTCCCGCGAGCGCGGCGCTGGCGGTGACGCCGCAAGCGCGAGCGAAGACGACGGCGGGGACGCCATCCCCCAGGAGGACGTCGACATCGTCGTCCAGCGGGCAGACGTCGGCGAGGACGCGGCCCGCGAGGCACTCGAGGAGGCCGAGGGCGATCTCGCGGCCGCGATCGCCAGCCTCGAGTGA
- a CDS encoding methyltransferase domain-containing protein, whose product MSVLLVGEGREYLRERGETLETDLGVLDVPEDAEPGDTLETHLGTAFEVRALRGPDLFEHFERTGAPMMPRDVGLIVGHTGVAGGDRVLDVGTGTGVLSAYVGRMGASVVTYEQDADFADVARENMALAGVEDAVDVRTGDATEHVDELREDAPFDVLTLDTADAPALVEHAPDLLADGGFVAVYSPFVEASRDVVETAREVGLSEIETLETIQREMDFDDRGSRPSTAGVGHTGYLTFGRLV is encoded by the coding sequence GTGAGCGTTCTACTCGTCGGGGAGGGCCGAGAGTACCTCCGCGAACGCGGCGAGACCTTAGAAACCGACCTCGGCGTCCTTGACGTTCCCGAAGACGCCGAGCCGGGAGACACCCTCGAGACGCATCTCGGGACCGCTTTCGAAGTGCGCGCGCTGCGAGGCCCGGACCTCTTCGAGCACTTCGAGCGGACCGGCGCGCCGATGATGCCCCGGGACGTCGGCCTCATCGTCGGCCACACCGGCGTCGCGGGCGGTGACCGCGTACTCGACGTCGGCACGGGGACGGGCGTCCTCTCCGCATACGTGGGCCGAATGGGGGCGTCAGTGGTGACCTACGAGCAGGACGCCGACTTCGCCGACGTCGCCCGCGAAAACATGGCGCTGGCGGGAGTCGAAGACGCCGTCGACGTCCGGACCGGCGACGCGACCGAACACGTCGACGAACTCCGGGAAGACGCGCCCTTCGACGTTCTCACGCTCGATACGGCCGACGCTCCAGCACTCGTCGAGCACGCGCCCGACCTGCTCGCCGACGGTGGGTTCGTCGCCGTCTACTCGCCGTTCGTCGAAGCCTCCCGGGACGTGGTCGAGACTGCTCGCGAGGTCGGCCTCTCGGAGATCGAGACTCTGGAGACGATCCAGCGGGAGATGGACTTCGACGACCGTGGATCGCGCCCCTCGACGGCCGGCGTTGGGCACACCGGGTATCTGACCTTCGGGCGGCTGGTGTAG
- a CDS encoding type IV pilin N-terminal domain-containing protein — protein sequence MVSSTSSPRENRGIVSILALLMLFGAVLGSFVIGMGSQEPATQAPAVNLEFEADEDGTVTITHDGGEALERAEIEIRTPGTVGEWPGPELYAGEEITVTGLESGDEITVVWHSPDGDGAAVIAVYDVE from the coding sequence ATGGTCTCGAGCACATCGTCTCCGCGGGAAAACCGTGGTATCGTTTCGATACTCGCCCTCCTCATGTTGTTCGGTGCAGTCCTCGGATCGTTCGTGATCGGTATGGGATCCCAGGAGCCGGCCACCCAGGCTCCAGCGGTGAACCTGGAGTTCGAGGCCGACGAGGATGGAACTGTGACAATTACTCACGATGGCGGGGAAGCACTCGAACGGGCCGAAATCGAGATTCGAACGCCGGGGACCGTCGGCGAATGGCCCGGTCCGGAACTGTATGCTGGCGAGGAGATCACCGTGACCGGACTCGAAAGTGGTGATGAGATCACGGTCGTCTGGCACTCTCCCGATGGCGATGGCGCTGCGGTGATCGCAGTGTACGACGTCGAGTAG
- a CDS encoding transcription factor S translates to MEFCDECGSMMKTEGEMWVCGSCGAEKPREADGESGMVTTEGQQEGEIVDLSESEEDARPTTEAHCPECGNDRAFWEMKQIRSADESETRFFTCTECGHKWREDDH, encoded by the coding sequence ATGGAATTCTGCGACGAGTGTGGTTCGATGATGAAAACAGAAGGCGAGATGTGGGTCTGTGGGAGCTGTGGTGCAGAGAAACCCCGCGAGGCGGACGGCGAAAGCGGGATGGTCACGACGGAGGGCCAACAGGAGGGAGAGATCGTCGACCTGAGCGAGAGCGAGGAAGACGCCCGCCCGACGACCGAAGCCCACTGTCCGGAGTGTGGCAACGACCGCGCGTTCTGGGAGATGAAACAGATCCGCTCCGCCGACGAGTCCGAAACCCGGTTTTTCACCTGTACCGAGTGTGGACACAAGTGGCGCGAGGACGATCACTGA
- a CDS encoding DUF7139 domain-containing protein, producing MASLTDVYQRRIGAVASRRRVLAGLALFAVGLSLVAVGVLLATTGIGSALGLGVYGAREWAGILAGVGLPATFVGLFAILPTSRLTRATIAIGASLTVFAVALFTYAYPTQWPGAPAADPALSLMTLAVYFVGAITTGWCLFVAIATFKTRKSPGGAAEMRITEEGTVKLVEAAETGVSGVGGIGLFGTDPDGEVPTQTGNRSDSFSATRQAASDGGSTTVESSADGSSVESAPTRGQPDRYCGNCEQFNYVRTDDGLEPYCSHHGRYLEDMDACEEWASNSDDRLV from the coding sequence ATGGCCAGTTTGACGGACGTCTACCAGCGGCGGATCGGTGCGGTCGCGAGCCGTCGCCGGGTGCTCGCGGGTCTGGCGCTGTTCGCAGTCGGGTTGAGCCTGGTTGCCGTCGGTGTTCTCCTGGCGACAACGGGAATCGGGTCGGCACTCGGACTCGGCGTCTACGGCGCACGCGAGTGGGCCGGCATTCTCGCTGGAGTGGGTCTGCCCGCAACGTTCGTCGGACTATTCGCAATTTTGCCGACGAGTCGGCTCACGCGGGCGACCATCGCGATCGGCGCGAGTCTGACAGTCTTCGCAGTCGCGCTGTTTACCTACGCCTACCCGACGCAGTGGCCGGGTGCGCCGGCCGCCGATCCGGCGCTCTCGCTGATGACGCTCGCAGTGTACTTCGTCGGGGCGATCACGACTGGGTGGTGTCTGTTCGTCGCGATCGCGACGTTCAAGACCAGAAAGTCGCCTGGCGGGGCCGCCGAGATGCGGATCACCGAGGAGGGGACGGTCAAACTCGTCGAGGCCGCCGAGACGGGCGTTTCCGGCGTCGGCGGGATCGGCCTGTTCGGGACCGATCCTGACGGCGAGGTGCCGACGCAGACGGGCAATCGCTCGGACAGTTTCAGTGCCACGCGCCAGGCCGCCAGTGATGGCGGTTCGACGACAGTTGAGTCGTCTGCTGACGGCTCGTCCGTCGAGTCGGCCCCGACACGCGGGCAACCGGACCGCTATTGTGGCAACTGCGAGCAGTTCAACTACGTCCGAACTGACGACGGACTCGAACCGTACTGTTCCCATCACGGTCGGTATCTCGAAGACATGGACGCCTGCGAGGAGTGGGCGTCCAACAGCGACGATCGGCTGGTTTGA
- a CDS encoding DUF5789 family protein: MADDTDEETAGPPIELGDGPEVAGVPLARISSRLTYGIEKSAIRRREGDTEIRTPDGPQALGDVLDSVDVPYFERRQEFETAVREEIGAGPVPTE; encoded by the coding sequence ATGGCAGACGACACCGACGAAGAGACAGCGGGACCACCGATCGAACTCGGTGACGGCCCGGAGGTCGCCGGCGTGCCCCTCGCCCGCATCTCCTCGCGACTCACGTACGGGATCGAGAAGAGTGCGATCCGCCGCCGCGAGGGCGACACCGAAATCCGAACCCCGGACGGCCCGCAGGCCCTCGGAGACGTACTCGACTCGGTCGACGTCCCGTATTTCGAGCGTCGCCAGGAGTTCGAGACGGCGGTTCGTGAGGAGATCGGGGCGGGGCCGGTTCCGACGGAGTGA